A genomic stretch from Aedes albopictus strain Foshan chromosome 2, AalbF5, whole genome shotgun sequence includes:
- the LOC109409730 gene encoding elongation of very long chain fatty acids protein 7: MLVLRYLASFYNYVNYEVSDPRVNDLPLMGTPWPGFAILGLYLWFVLEWGPKWMEHRKPMKIDNIIKIYNLVQVLLCLFLFVEGLRLCYLRDYSFLCQGVDYSTEEVPLAITRRAYIYFMVKVLDLLDTVFFVLRKKQNQVTFLHVYHHTGMVMLSWSGVKWFPGGHSVFMGFINSFVHVVMYYYYFLTSISPKYKGNVWWKKHITQLQIIQFGAIFLQWFVLAFQPNCDFPKWPLFVILPQNLFMFVLFLDFYYKAYIKKKSPSKVEPTVEAQKVRSGDDGNEFNGRHPVLTKKTMVDSHAD; this comes from the exons ATGTTGGTGCTACGATACTTGGCATCTTTCTACAACTACGTTAACTATGAAGTTAGCG ATCCGAGGGTCAACGATTTGCCGTTGATGGGAACACCCTGGCCTGGATTTGCCATCCTTGGACTGTATCTTTGGTTTGTGTTGGAATGGGGACCCAAGTGGATGGAGCATCGGAAGCCCATGAAGATCGACAACATAATTAAGATATACAATCTGGTGCAAGTGTTGTTATGCTTATTTCTTTTTGTGGAG ggattacgaTTGTGCTATTTGCGAGACTACAGTTTTCTATGTCAAGGGGTGGACTATTCGACTGAAGAGGTGCCCTTAGCGATCACCAGGCGAGCCTACATTTACTTCATGGTGAAAGTGTTGGATCTATTAGACACGGTATTCTTTGTATTACGGAAAAAGCAAAATCAAGTCACTTTCTTGCACGTTTATCACCACACCGGAATGGTAATGCTGAGTTGGAGTGGGGTTAAGTGGTTCCCAG GTGGCCACAGTGTGTTTATGGGATTCATCAACAGTTTCGTCCACGTGGTGATGTACTATTACTATTTCCTAACATCCATCAGTCCAAAGTACAAGGGCAACGTTTGGTGGAAGAAACACATCACTCAACTGCAAATA ATTCAATTTGGAGCAATATTCCTCCAGTGGTTCGTGCTGGCGTTTCAACCGAATTGCGACTTCCCCAAGTGGCCTCTGTTTGTCATTCTTCCGCAGAACCTCTTCATGTTTGTGTTGTTCCTCGATTTCTACTACAAAGCGTACATCAAGAAGAAGTCACCCAGCAAAGTCGAACCGACCGTAGAAGCGCAGAAGGTGAGAAGCGGCGACGATGGCAATGAGTTCAACGGTCGACACCCGGTCCTAACGAAAAAAACGATGGTTGATAGTCACGCCGATTAG